A region of Salvia splendens isolate huo1 chromosome 17, SspV2, whole genome shotgun sequence DNA encodes the following proteins:
- the LOC121774864 gene encoding uncharacterized protein LOC121774864, producing MGCITSKAITRSMSIREELRHGFQSRSAAWDELLASHIANTNTTTFTPPSIDVADHPPPTNADPFLFTRSISCHTLREDVPDFKDGKRSLSFHTVEEYDALLERIHRDDVELQGLAEDERCDVDFAEVETGWKRKAVARGLKTLDVSSGKVPAVAWLRRKMVEQAQIYSPGSYVTPKFGSYNAPAIAMPRDNTKQDAAVFSPELLAAFEDCMQQLQVEEDTILKQILVDHSFENEIKHVQHNPLVES from the coding sequence ATGGGATGCATAACTTCGAAGGCGATAACGCGATCGATGAGTATTAGAGAAGAGCTGAGGCATGGCTTCCAAAGCAGATCCGCAGCTTGGGATGAATTACTAGCATCACACATCGCCAACACCAACACCACCACTTTCACTCCACCATCAATTGATGTTGCAGATCATCCTCCCCCTACCAATGCAGATCCCTTCCTATTCACACGCTCCATAAGCTGCCATACGCTGCGAGAGGACGTGCCGGATTTCAAAGACGGGAAGAGGAGCCTGAGCTTCCACACGGTGGAGGAGTATGACGCGTTGCTTGAGCGTATCCACAGGGATGATGTCGAGTTGCAAGGATTGGCTGAGGATGAGAGGTGTGATGTCGATTTTGCTGAGGTGGAAACAGGGTGGAAACGGAAGGCAGTTGCGAGAGGGCTTAAAACGCTGGATGTGTCGTCGGGAAAAGTCCCAGCCGTTGCGTGGCTGAGACGGAAAATGGTTGAGCAAGCCCAGATTTACTCTCCTGGGAGTTATGTTACACCTAAATTTGGGAGCTACAATGCTCCTGCCATTGCCATGCCACGAGACAACACGAAACAAGATGCGGCCGTGTTCAGTCCCGAGCTGCTTGCTGCTTTCGAAGATTGTATGCAGCAGCTGCAGGTGGAAGAAGACACCATTCTCAAACAAATATTGGTTGATCATTCATTTGAGAATGAAATCAAACATGTACAACACAATCCACTTGTAGAGTCCTAG
- the LOC121774863 gene encoding uncharacterized WD repeat-containing protein C2A9.03-like isoform X2 — protein sequence MSYQVEEMDYAPADYEMGEVEEDMYFAGRIMGGDTESEDEDEHDNLITDTSAAEARRGKDIQGIPWERLSITREKYRQTRLEQYKNYENVLHSGEESEKECKVTRKGGAYYEFWQNTRSVKSTILHFQLRNLVWSTSKHDVYLMSHYSIIHWSSLSSKKTEVLNVSGHVAPSEKHPGSLLEGFTQTQVSTLAVRDNLLIAGGFQGELICKYLDRPGVSFCTRTTYDDNAITNAIEIYDGPSGAVHFTASNNDCGVRDFDLEKYQLVRHFSYPFPVNHTSLSPDNKIIAIVGDDPVGMLVDSQTGKTIGSLHGHLDFSFASAWHPNGYTFATGNQDKTCRVWDARNLSKSVAVLKGNLGAIRSIRFTSDGQFMAMAEPADFVHVYDVQNGFEKEQEIDFFGEISGVSFSPDTESLFIGVWDRTYGSLLQYNRCRNHSYLDSLM from the exons ATGTCATATCAAGTGGAAGAAATGGATTATGCGCCTGCTGACTATGAAATGGGAGAAGTAGAAGAAGATATGTATTTTGCTGGTCGAATAATGGGAGGGGACACAGAATCTGAGGATGAGGATGAACATGATAATTTG ATCACTGATACATCGGCTGCTGAGGCTCGGAGAGGGAAGGATATCCAAGGAATTCCATGGGAGAGGCTAAGCATAACTAGGGAGAAGTATAGACAGACTAGACTAGAACAGTACAAGAATTATGAGAATGTACTCCACTCCGGTGAGGAATCAGAAAAG GAATGCAAAGTAACTAGGAAAGGTGGAGCATATTATGAATTCTGGCAGAATACCAGATCAGTAAAATCAACCATTCTTCATTTTCAG TTGAGGAACCTTGTTTGGTCAACATCAAAGCATGATGTTTACCTCATGTCGCATTACTCAATTATTCACTGGTCTTCATTAAGTTCCAAAAAGACTGAAGTTCTTAATGTCTCTGGGCATGTGGCTCCGTCAGAG AAACACCCTGGAAGCCTACTAGAAGGATTTACTCAAACTCAAGTTAGTACTCTGGCTGTCCGTGACAATTTGTTGATTGCTGGGGGATTCCAGGGTGAGCTTATTTGCAAG TATCTAGATAGACCTGGTGTTAGCTTTTGCACAAGGACAACTTATGATGATAATGCTATCACAAATGCAATTGAGATCTATGATGGTCCAAG TGGCGCTGTTCATTTCACAGCATCAAATAATGATTGTGGAGTGCGGGATTTTGATTTGGAAAAATATCAGCTTGTTAGACATTTCTCCTATCCGTTTCCTGTAAAT CACACTTCTCTAAGTCCGGATAACAAGATTATTGCTATTGTTGGCGACGATCCTGTTGGGATGCTCGTTGATTCACAAACTGGGAAG ACCATTGGGTCTCTTCACGGGCATTTGGACTTCTCCTTTGCCTCTGCTTGGCATCCAAATGGCTACACATTTGCTACGGGGAACCAGGACAAGACATGCCGAGTCTGGGATGCTCGAAACCTATCTAAATCAGTTGCTGTACTGAAAGGAAATCTGGGTGCCATCAGATCAATCCGTTTCACATCTGATGGCCAGTTCATGGCCATGGCCGAACCAGCTGACTTTGTTCATGTGTATGATGTACAAAATGGTTTTGAGAAAGAGCAAGAAATAGACTTTTTTGGTGAGATATCTGGAGTTTCTTTCAGCCCTGATACTGAATCCCTGTTCATTGGGGTATGGGATCGCACTTACGGTAGCCTTCTTCAATACAACCGCTGTAGAAACCATTCATACCTCGACTCCTTAATGTGA
- the LOC121774863 gene encoding uncharacterized WD repeat-containing protein C2A9.03-like isoform X1 — translation MSYQVEEMDYAPADYEMGEVEEDMYFAGRIMGGDTESEDEDEHDNLDNKITDTSAAEARRGKDIQGIPWERLSITREKYRQTRLEQYKNYENVLHSGEESEKECKVTRKGGAYYEFWQNTRSVKSTILHFQLRNLVWSTSKHDVYLMSHYSIIHWSSLSSKKTEVLNVSGHVAPSEKHPGSLLEGFTQTQVSTLAVRDNLLIAGGFQGELICKYLDRPGVSFCTRTTYDDNAITNAIEIYDGPSGAVHFTASNNDCGVRDFDLEKYQLVRHFSYPFPVNHTSLSPDNKIIAIVGDDPVGMLVDSQTGKTIGSLHGHLDFSFASAWHPNGYTFATGNQDKTCRVWDARNLSKSVAVLKGNLGAIRSIRFTSDGQFMAMAEPADFVHVYDVQNGFEKEQEIDFFGEISGVSFSPDTESLFIGVWDRTYGSLLQYNRCRNHSYLDSLM, via the exons ATGTCATATCAAGTGGAAGAAATGGATTATGCGCCTGCTGACTATGAAATGGGAGAAGTAGAAGAAGATATGTATTTTGCTGGTCGAATAATGGGAGGGGACACAGAATCTGAGGATGAGGATGAACATGATAATTTG GACAATAAGATCACTGATACATCGGCTGCTGAGGCTCGGAGAGGGAAGGATATCCAAGGAATTCCATGGGAGAGGCTAAGCATAACTAGGGAGAAGTATAGACAGACTAGACTAGAACAGTACAAGAATTATGAGAATGTACTCCACTCCGGTGAGGAATCAGAAAAG GAATGCAAAGTAACTAGGAAAGGTGGAGCATATTATGAATTCTGGCAGAATACCAGATCAGTAAAATCAACCATTCTTCATTTTCAG TTGAGGAACCTTGTTTGGTCAACATCAAAGCATGATGTTTACCTCATGTCGCATTACTCAATTATTCACTGGTCTTCATTAAGTTCCAAAAAGACTGAAGTTCTTAATGTCTCTGGGCATGTGGCTCCGTCAGAG AAACACCCTGGAAGCCTACTAGAAGGATTTACTCAAACTCAAGTTAGTACTCTGGCTGTCCGTGACAATTTGTTGATTGCTGGGGGATTCCAGGGTGAGCTTATTTGCAAG TATCTAGATAGACCTGGTGTTAGCTTTTGCACAAGGACAACTTATGATGATAATGCTATCACAAATGCAATTGAGATCTATGATGGTCCAAG TGGCGCTGTTCATTTCACAGCATCAAATAATGATTGTGGAGTGCGGGATTTTGATTTGGAAAAATATCAGCTTGTTAGACATTTCTCCTATCCGTTTCCTGTAAAT CACACTTCTCTAAGTCCGGATAACAAGATTATTGCTATTGTTGGCGACGATCCTGTTGGGATGCTCGTTGATTCACAAACTGGGAAG ACCATTGGGTCTCTTCACGGGCATTTGGACTTCTCCTTTGCCTCTGCTTGGCATCCAAATGGCTACACATTTGCTACGGGGAACCAGGACAAGACATGCCGAGTCTGGGATGCTCGAAACCTATCTAAATCAGTTGCTGTACTGAAAGGAAATCTGGGTGCCATCAGATCAATCCGTTTCACATCTGATGGCCAGTTCATGGCCATGGCCGAACCAGCTGACTTTGTTCATGTGTATGATGTACAAAATGGTTTTGAGAAAGAGCAAGAAATAGACTTTTTTGGTGAGATATCTGGAGTTTCTTTCAGCCCTGATACTGAATCCCTGTTCATTGGGGTATGGGATCGCACTTACGGTAGCCTTCTTCAATACAACCGCTGTAGAAACCATTCATACCTCGACTCCTTAATGTGA